One part of the Remersonia thermophila strain ATCC 22073 chromosome 7, whole genome shotgun sequence genome encodes these proteins:
- a CDS encoding mitochondrial 54S ribosomal protein mL41 has protein sequence MQPSRILQALQYRRLRLTTKDVNKGYYKGTRTGSMGRHTRYGGYRIEWSKVRTYVCPSLDGFKLTPFVTKKMEPTRGVYEGYKEGPKDPKLYLARWKAENGLD, from the exons ATGCAGCCCTCGCGCATCCTCCAGGCGCTGCAGTACCGCCGCCTGCGGCTCACCACCAAGGACGTCAACAAGGGCTACTACAAGGGCACCCGGACGGGGTCCATGGGTCGGCACACCAGATACGGTGGCTACCGGATCGAGTGGAGCAAGGTGCGCACGTATGTGTGCCCGTCGCTGGATGGGTTCAAG CTCACCCCCTTTGTGACCAAAAAGATGGAGCCGACACGTGGCGTCTACGAGGGGTACAAGGAGGGGCCCAAGGATCCCAAGCTGTATCTTGCCCGGTGGAAGGCCGAGAACGGCCTGGACTAA